DNA from Prevotella sp. oral taxon 299 str. F0039:
CATTATTATTCCAGTGTATAATACAGAACAAACACTAGGAAGATGTATAAATAGTGTATTGCAGTCGTCGTTGAATAATTTTGAAATTATTCTGATAAATGATGGCTCAACAGATAATTCTGCTAATATTTGTGAGTCTTACAAGAATAGTTATCCACAACAAATCCAGGTTATTCATCAAAAAAATCAAGGACTTTCAGCAGCAAGAAATGCAGGCTTAGATATCTCAAAAGGACAATATGTCACTTTTATAGACTCTGATGATTACATTTCTAAAGACCTTTATTGCCACCTTTTAGAGCAACTTAATGTTAATCACAACATTGATCTTTTAGAATATTCTCTAGTAAAAAAAGCACAAAATAATACTGAAATACTTTTCAACTTTAAGGATTCTATTTATCGAAATCATCGAAGTTATTGGATTAAGACCCATGCTTATATACATGCGTTTGCGTGGAATAAGATTTATAAGAGAGAGCTATTTAAGGATTTACGCTATCCTATAGGAAAGAAATTCGAAGATGTTTGGCTTCTACCTCGCATCATTCAAAAATGCCAAACCATTGCTACTACATCTTGTGGATATTACCATTACGATTATAACCCACATGGAATCACTGCCACTGCAGATGGAATGGCATTGCAAGACCTGCTAAATGCTCATTTAAAAGTGTTCGAACAATATCAAAATGCAGATTATTATTTAAGTCTTTTGAATATTCAAATCGACGTCTTTAACCGACTTAAAACTCCTATTTTGCTCCCTTATAAACGATATTGGACAAACTTTAAGCTCGTTTTAGTTAGTTGCTTAGGCGTTAAAACAACATGCCGAATAATGAACCAGTTATATAAATGGAGACAACGAAACCGCTAATTAGTTTTATAATAACGACCTACAATTTGTCTGCTCATTATTTATTAAGGTGCATTGATAGTGTTTTCTCAATCTCATTAAATCAGAATGAATTTGAGATCGTACTGGTTGATGATGGTAGTAAAATAAAGATTCTACCCGAATTAAAACAATATCAGAGTCTTATTCGTTACATTTATCAAGACAATAAAGGAGCTAGTGGAGCCCGAAATACAGGCATAGATCATGCAA
Protein-coding regions in this window:
- a CDS encoding glycosyltransferase — translated: MKLSIIIPVYNTEQTLGRCINSVLQSSLNNFEIILINDGSTDNSANICESYKNSYPQQIQVIHQKNQGLSAARNAGLDISKGQYVTFIDSDDYISKDLYCHLLEQLNVNHNIDLLEYSLVKKAQNNTEILFNFKDSIYRNHRSYWIKTHAYIHAFAWNKIYKRELFKDLRYPIGKKFEDVWLLPRIIQKCQTIATTSCGYYHYDYNPHGITATADGMALQDLLNAHLKVFEQYQNADYYLSLLNIQIDVFNRLKTPILLPYKRYWTNFKLVLVSCLGVKTTCRIMNQLYKWRQRNR